The Chloroflexia bacterium SDU3-3 genome has a segment encoding these proteins:
- a CDS encoding D-hexose-6-phosphate mutarotase produces MPAALPTRRNRRSRPYHRGDKRAQETYPRATSQANPKTKAHQRAIIRQRTALTRPTAGGSIPPMTLTPSELNEAYAIPDHVQVLPGHEGCAPVVELRHGGAVATVALDGAQVLGYTPAGQQPVIFLSRQAAFKPGKSARGGVPVCWPWFGGVRDNPSIPFHGFARMTTWELRRAAATNEHTTVELALAPSDFTRSYWPHEFELSLRVQLGAQLRLDLTAHNTDGQPVELTAALHTYFRVGDIGQVAISGLDGVGYIDKLDGERQKLQQGDIRIAEMVDRIYVGTSGACVIDDAALGRRIVVGKEGSDSVVVWNPWAEEAKKIADMADEEYREFVCVETTNAGGDVVTLAPGASHTLTAIIRAEPR; encoded by the coding sequence ATGCCCGCAGCCCTGCCCACCCGCCGCAATCGTCGAAGCAGACCATACCATCGGGGTGACAAGCGCGCGCAGGAAACATATCCACGAGCAACATCCCAGGCGAACCCGAAGACCAAGGCCCACCAGCGTGCTATAATCCGGCAGAGAACCGCATTGACACGCCCCACAGCGGGCGGGAGCATACCACCCATGACACTCACCCCAAGCGAGCTAAACGAAGCCTACGCCATCCCCGACCACGTACAGGTGCTGCCGGGCCACGAGGGCTGCGCCCCCGTGGTCGAGCTGCGCCACGGCGGCGCGGTCGCCACAGTGGCGCTGGATGGCGCGCAGGTGCTGGGCTACACCCCGGCAGGGCAGCAGCCCGTGATCTTCCTGAGCAGGCAGGCCGCATTCAAGCCCGGCAAATCGGCGCGCGGCGGCGTACCGGTATGCTGGCCCTGGTTCGGCGGCGTGCGCGACAACCCGTCCATCCCCTTCCACGGCTTCGCCCGCATGACCACATGGGAGCTGCGCCGCGCCGCCGCCACCAACGAGCACACCACGGTGGAGCTGGCCCTGGCCCCCAGCGACTTCACCCGCAGCTACTGGCCGCACGAGTTCGAGCTGAGCCTGCGCGTGCAGCTGGGCGCGCAGCTGCGGCTCGACCTGACGGCCCACAACACCGACGGACAGCCCGTGGAGCTGACCGCTGCGCTGCACACCTATTTCCGCGTGGGCGACATCGGCCAAGTTGCCATCAGCGGGCTGGATGGCGTGGGCTACATCGACAAGCTGGATGGCGAGCGCCAGAAGCTGCAGCAGGGCGACATCCGCATCGCCGAGATGGTGGACCGGATCTATGTGGGCACATCCGGCGCGTGCGTGATCGACGACGCCGCGCTGGGGCGCAGGATCGTGGTAGGAAAAGAAGGCAGCGACTCGGTGGTGGTGTGGAACCCCTGGGCCGAGGAGGCCAAGAAGATCGCCGACATGGCCGACGAGGAGTACCGCGAGTTCGTGTGTGTGGAGACCACCAACGCCGGGGGCGACGTGGTGACGCTCGCGCCGGGGGCCAGCCACACGCTCACGGCGATCATCCGCGCCGAGCCGCGCTAG